A region of the Clostridium estertheticum subsp. estertheticum genome:
TTTGGTGTTGGTGAAAGATTAGTAACGGCCAAATCAGAACCAGTATTCGGCGGTGTTTATAAATTAGTGGCAGTTGAAGAAGAGGGAGAAGTTGTCCCAAGAATTAAATTGAGCGAAAGTGAAGAAAAAATTATTAATCCAGGATATAAAATGTGCTGGAGATTATATGATAAAAACACTCACAAGGCAATTGCGGATGTTATTACACTTACAGGGGAGGTTATAAATGAGGCGGCTCCATATATTATCTTTGACCCAGTTCTCACTTGGAAAAAGAAAAAAGTTACCAATTTCTACGCGAAAAAGCTTCAAGTACCAATATTTCTTAACGGAGAGTGTGTATATGAATTACCAACTATAGAGGAAATTAGAGATTACTGCAAAAATCAAGTAGACAGCATATGGGATGAAGTTAAGAGATTTTCTAATCCACACAAGTATTTTGTTGATTTATCTCATGAACTTTGGTTAGTTAAGCAGGAATTAATTCGAAAATATAGAAATTTAGAAGAAAAAAATGAAAAATAATTAAATGTACTTATATTAGTTATATGATATAGTGATTATATGGCTGAGAAGAATAAATAATTAGTAATATAAAGTAAATTAGATTTAATAGGGAGGAAGGATATTATGAAAACAAGGGAAATACGTAAAGTAGTAACAGGAACAACTCAGTATGATGGAGCTGGAGTAAAACTTGTTCGTGTGATTAGTTTACCTGATGTAAAAGAATTTGATCCATTTTTGATGTTAGATGCTTTTGACTCAATAGATCCTGATGATTATACTAAAGGTTTTCCATGGCATCCACATAGGGGAATAGAGACAGTTACCTACCTTATAAGTGGAGATATTGAGCATACAGATAGCTTGGGTAATAATGGAAGCATATTAGATGGTTGTTGTCAATGGATGACAGCTGGTGGTGGAATCCTTCATCAGGAAATGCCAAAAAAATCAAATAGAATGCTTGGCGTTCAACTTTGGCTTAATCTACCTCAGAAGGATAAAATGACAAGTCCAAAGTATCGAGATATTAGAGAAGATATGGTAACTAAAATTGACGAAGATGATAAGATCATTAGAGTTATTTCAGGGAATTATAAAGGTAATTCAGGAGCCGTGCAAGGTGAGCATGTGAAAATGTTATTCTTAGACGTTGAAATGAAAGCTGGTGGACGATGGGAATTAGAAACTATGACTGACACAACACTGTTTATATATATAGTGGAAGGCGAAGGCTGTTTTGATGATTCTAATGATAAATTGGTTCCAAGTAGGAGTGCAGTACTTTTTAATAATGGCGAGAAATTAGTAGCTAGAGCAACAGAAAAAGGTCTTCGTTTTCTGTTGTTTTCAGGAGCTAAATTGAATGAGTCGATTGCATGGGGTGGACCTATTGTAATGAACACCCAAGAGGAACTTAGGAGGGCATTTAAAGATATTGAGGATGGAACATTTGTTAAGTAGCAAACAAAAGCTTAGGAGCAAGCAATAATTACAAATTATTGTTTGCTCCTTTTTCCTAATTGCTCGTTATTCTTCTGGCTGTATTATAATCAGGCATATATTTTAAATCTATAATTTTAACCGATGACCCAGTTTTAGGGGAATGTATGAATTTGCCATTTCCAACATAAATACCTACATGATAGACAGGATTACCAAAAAAAACTAAATCTCCTTTCTTAAGGGTAGAT
Encoded here:
- a CDS encoding pirin family protein → MKTREIRKVVTGTTQYDGAGVKLVRVISLPDVKEFDPFLMLDAFDSIDPDDYTKGFPWHPHRGIETVTYLISGDIEHTDSLGNNGSILDGCCQWMTAGGGILHQEMPKKSNRMLGVQLWLNLPQKDKMTSPKYRDIREDMVTKIDEDDKIIRVISGNYKGNSGAVQGEHVKMLFLDVEMKAGGRWELETMTDTTLFIYIVEGEGCFDDSNDKLVPSRSAVLFNNGEKLVARATEKGLRFLLFSGAKLNESIAWGGPIVMNTQEELRRAFKDIEDGTFVK